One part of the Candida albicans SC5314 chromosome R, complete sequence genome encodes these proteins:
- the ADE1 gene encoding phosphoribosylaminoimidazolesuccinocarboxamide synthase (Phosphoribosylaminoimadazole succinocarboxamide synthetase, enzyme of adenine biosynthesis; not induced in GCN response, unlike the S. cerevisiae ortholog; fungal-specific (no human or murine homolog); levels decrease in stationary phase), with translation MTSTNLEGTFPLIARGKVRDIYQVDDNTLLFVATDRISAYDVIMANGIPNKGKILTKLSEFWFAFLPIENHLIKGDIFEKYPQLEKYRDQLEGRSLLVRKLKLIPLEVIVRGYITGSGWKEYTKSKTVHGIPIGDVVESQQITPIFTPSTKAEQGEHDENITKEQADKIVGKELCDRIEKIAIDLYTKARDYAATKGIIIADTKFEFGLDGDKIVLVDEVLTPDSSRFWSAAKYKLGQSQESYDKQFLRDWLTANGVAGKDGVAMPEDIAVQTKQKYVEAYENLTGEKWQD, from the coding sequence atGACTTCAACCAACTTAGAAGGTACTTTCCCATTAATCGCTAGAGGTAAAGTTAGAGATATATACCAAGTAGACGACAACActcttttgtttgttgcCACCGACAGAATTTCTGCTTACGATGTTATTATGGCCAATGGTATCCCTAATAAGGGGAAAATCTTAACCAAATTATCTGAGTTCTGGTTTGCCTTTTTACCTATTGAAAATCATTTGATTAAAGGagatatttttgaaaaatatccaCAATTGGAAAAGTATCGTGACCAATTAGAAGGAAGATCATTACTTGTTaggaaattgaaattaattccCCTTGAAGTTATCGTAAGAGGATACATTACAGGTTCAGGTTGGAAAGAATACACCAAAAGCAAAACTGTTCATGGTATTCCAATTGGTGATGTGGTAGAATCACAACAAATCACTCCAATTTTCACTCCTTCCACTAAAGCAGAGCAAGGAGAACACGATGAAAATATTACCAAAGAACAAGCTGACAAGATTGTTGGTAAAGAATTATGTgatagaattgaaaaaattgctATTGATCTTTATACCAAGGCAAGAGACTATGCTGCTACTAAAGGTATCATTATTGCCGAcacaaaatttgaatttgggTTGGATGGTGACAaaattgttcttgttgaCGAAGTGTTGACCCCAGACTCTTCGAGATTTTGGAGTGCTGCCAAGTATAAACTCGGACAATCACAAGAATCCTACGATAAACAATTCTTAAGAGATTGGTTAACTGCTAATGGTGTTGCTGGTAAAGATGGTGTAGCCATGCCAGAAGATATTGCTGTACAAACTAAACAGAAATACGTAGAAGCCTATGAAAACTTGACTGGTGAAAAATGGCAAGATTAA